Proteins from a single region of Mycoplasma leachii PG50:
- a CDS encoding ABC transporter permease subunit — protein MAIRQNYKKPFLVKESNFFKYRYINRITNTKTSWKFHKIYFNLLILLVLLLIGWCFYNQASLINIDNFYQVTKKLALLFSFENKNFLDTSYISNEYTNLFLDTLRLLWITIKLALTGTFIGFILAIITSFLSFDKVNNKFLSYLISIVILILRSTPELIFIILITSTFRNDLSLLLVYIWFTWLWLHKYYIDMLNSFDLQPYYVSISQGNSKFKAFFKEIYPRIKNRVIALFIFSFESNIRWASILAALSLPGIGRLIVYGSENTANFNQLGIPLLVLMSFILVLELLNYLFKKYLVEARSKVYKQKNETKFEYYTRLSKKLNVNKIIISLIFISLTIISIITFINIPIYIFNLDYVKSFFNNLLNPNFASFSIFNKHIENNPILLIWNSLQFTIVAMFICIIIAIIGIRLQSIRLNNLFIVIICRSLNVLIRLIPTIVYFYVFHPIFSNALTLVIIVVSLHQASSKAKQLVEVVDNLNIQIINNLKIQGYSNNQIFLKYVLPAIKIEFISLSIFYFELIFRASITYYILASDKLYIGHLITKYLDTKAFYPRLAMSYVWIATFAILIINLIARYVNKKIRK, from the coding sequence ATGGCAATTAGACAAAATTATAAAAAGCCATTTTTAGTTAAAGAATCTAATTTCTTTAAATATCGTTATATAAACAGAATTACTAATACAAAAACAAGTTGAAAGTTTCATAAAATCTATTTTAACCTTTTAATACTTTTAGTTTTATTATTAATAGGTTGATGTTTTTATAATCAAGCAAGTCTTATTAATATTGATAACTTTTATCAAGTAACTAAAAAATTAGCTTTACTATTTAGTTTTGAAAATAAAAACTTTTTAGATACTAGTTATATTTCAAATGAATATACTAATTTGTTTTTAGATACACTTAGATTATTATGAATAACAATTAAACTAGCTTTAACTGGAACTTTTATTGGTTTTATATTAGCTATTATTACTAGTTTTTTATCATTTGATAAAGTTAATAATAAATTTTTATCTTATCTAATAAGTATAGTAATTTTAATTTTAAGAAGTACGCCTGAATTGATCTTTATTATTCTGATAACTTCAACTTTTAGAAACGATTTAAGTTTATTATTAGTTTATATTTGATTTACTTGATTATGATTACATAAATACTATATTGATATGTTAAATTCATTTGATTTACAGCCATATTATGTTTCAATAAGTCAAGGTAATTCAAAGTTTAAAGCTTTTTTTAAAGAAATTTATCCAAGAATAAAAAATAGAGTAATTGCATTATTCATTTTTTCATTTGAATCAAACATTAGATGAGCTTCAATTCTAGCAGCTTTAAGTTTACCTGGAATAGGTAGATTAATAGTTTATGGAAGTGAAAACACTGCAAATTTTAATCAGCTAGGTATACCTTTATTAGTATTAATGAGTTTTATTTTAGTTTTAGAATTATTAAACTATTTATTTAAAAAATACTTAGTTGAAGCTCGATCTAAAGTTTATAAGCAAAAAAATGAAACTAAATTTGAATACTATACACGATTATCTAAAAAACTAAATGTTAATAAAATTATTATTAGTTTAATTTTTATTAGCTTAACTATTATAAGTATTATTACTTTTATTAATATTCCAATTTATATCTTTAATTTAGATTATGTTAAATCATTTTTTAATAATTTGTTAAACCCAAACTTTGCTAGTTTTAGTATTTTTAACAAACATATTGAAAATAACCCAATTCTTTTAATTTGAAATTCACTACAGTTTACAATTGTTGCTATGTTTATTTGCATAATTATTGCAATTATAGGTATTAGATTACAATCAATAAGATTAAATAATTTATTTATTGTAATTATTTGTAGAAGTTTAAATGTTTTAATTAGATTAATTCCAACTATAGTTTATTTTTATGTTTTTCATCCAATATTTAGTAATGCTTTAACACTAGTAATTATTGTTGTAAGTTTACATCAAGCTTCAAGTAAAGCAAAACAATTAGTTGAAGTAGTTGATAATTTAAATATTCAAATTATTAATAATTTAAAAATCCAAGGATATAGTAATAATCAAATATTTTTAAAGTATGTCTTGCCCGCAATTAAAATTGAATTTATCTCATTATCAATTTTTTATTTTGAATTAATATTTAGAGCATCAATTACTTATTATATTTTAGCTAGTGATAAATTATATATTGGACACTTAATTACTAAGTATTTAGATACAAAAGCATTTTATCCAAGATTAGCTATGAGTTATGTATGAATTGCAACATTTGCAATATTAATAATAAATCTAATTGCTAGATATGTTAATAAAAAAATCAGAAAATAA
- a CDS encoding phosphonate ABC transporter ATP-binding protein, with amino-acid sequence MKKVIELKEILVKYNNKSDLVLENITLDIFQGELVAIIGPSGVGKSTLFKIIINSLKPVNGQIKVFDQDILKFNKKQKRNFISKIGFLTQTPNLIYTDNVYNNIIRSTSKYKNSFYKFFSILTKKQKITIFEKLDELNILDKAFFKVSELSGGQQQRVEIAKLLIKDVELILADEPTSNLDKKTSIEVLKILKNISEQNKTILVNIHDLSLVKKYFDRVIAIDNKQIVLDKKTKDINQWQLDKIIKSHF; translated from the coding sequence ATGAAAAAGGTTATAGAGTTAAAAGAAATATTAGTTAAATATAATAATAAAAGTGATTTAGTTTTAGAAAATATTACTTTAGATATTTTTCAAGGTGAACTAGTTGCTATAATTGGTCCATCTGGAGTTGGAAAAAGTACATTATTTAAAATAATAATTAATTCATTAAAACCAGTAAATGGTCAGATAAAAGTGTTTGATCAAGACATTTTAAAATTTAATAAAAAACAGAAACGTAATTTTATTTCAAAAATAGGTTTTCTAACACAAACTCCAAATCTTATTTATACTGATAATGTTTATAACAACATTATTAGATCAACTAGTAAATATAAAAATAGTTTTTATAAGTTTTTTAGTATATTAACTAAAAAACAAAAAATAACAATTTTTGAAAAATTAGATGAATTAAATATTTTAGATAAAGCTTTTTTTAAAGTAAGTGAACTTTCTGGTGGTCAACAACAACGTGTAGAAATTGCAAAACTATTAATAAAAGATGTTGAGTTAATTTTAGCAGATGAACCAACAAGTAATTTAGATAAAAAAACTAGTATTGAAGTACTTAAAATACTTAAAAATATTTCAGAACAAAATAAAACTATTTTAGTAAACATTCATGATCTTAGTCTAGTTAAAAAATATTTTGATAGAGTAATAGCAATTGATAATAAGCAAATTGTGCTTGATAAAAAAACTAAGGATATAAACCAATGGCAATTAGACAAAATTATAAAAAGCCATTTTTAG
- the cypl gene encoding ABC transporter thiamine pyrophosphate-binding lipoprotein p37/Cypl, with amino-acid sequence MYTNRLKVALGTMLSAVSIGSISSFVVACQTKESWDTTITINNSWINDGFFSNLDYNTGAVTAGDKSKAFIELLTKKFNELKNKDEATKKFKDVKFDIKVDFDKKTYFSKLEKNDSENDVYIANYSYYLSNVWDVNKKTLKKDLPFKLVSQAATLQFNWQSGDNTFYKDGMKEDSLRKLADENNKKWLEYGEYPEWYTKESKDGKNTNGKTLHFDGSKYTNFYKNGDLTYVYRGAVLIAGNEADREKIIKAWESKNWEEFIKNGVVYEKTSSAGGYKYQVALFARHFNKTVSEIKEDLEGKKYEQYIVKGQKVSAQLGKKQGNSQLVPRIGFDDEGSYNWTKSKEKSEKYKPTDFKPTENTMNGGKAMMTAATTSATAAPVAPAPAAKPAVNGMKDKNGAIVRTLTMTNPAGYDVVLARKGLLDKQVELLSKALHSLTLEENTYGIYTGYNKFMPLSMDLFEKLVKLQVQAESKQDLVTNIDKIEKQK; translated from the coding sequence ATGTATACAAATAGATTAAAAGTAGCATTAGGAACAATGTTATCAGCTGTTTCTATTGGTTCTATAAGTTCATTTGTTGTTGCTTGTCAAACTAAAGAAAGCTGAGATACTACAATAACAATCAATAACTCTTGAATTAATGATGGATTTTTTAGTAACTTAGATTATAATACTGGTGCTGTAACTGCTGGAGATAAAAGTAAAGCATTCATAGAATTATTAACTAAAAAATTTAATGAATTAAAAAACAAAGATGAAGCAACTAAAAAATTTAAAGATGTTAAATTTGATATCAAAGTTGACTTTGACAAAAAAACTTACTTTTCAAAATTGGAAAAAAATGACTCTGAAAATGATGTTTATATTGCTAATTATTCATACTATTTAAGTAATGTTTGAGATGTTAATAAAAAAACTCTAAAAAAAGATTTGCCTTTCAAATTAGTTTCTCAAGCTGCAACTTTACAGTTTAACTGACAATCAGGAGATAACACATTCTATAAAGATGGAATGAAAGAAGATTCACTACGTAAACTAGCGGATGAAAATAACAAAAAATGATTAGAATATGGTGAATATCCTGAATGATATACTAAAGAATCTAAAGATGGTAAAAATACAAATGGTAAGACCTTACATTTTGATGGATCAAAATACACTAACTTCTACAAAAATGGTGATTTAACTTACGTATATCGTGGTGCTGTTTTAATAGCGGGTAATGAAGCAGATCGAGAAAAAATAATCAAAGCTTGAGAAAGTAAAAATTGAGAAGAATTCATTAAAAATGGTGTGGTTTATGAAAAAACAAGTAGTGCTGGTGGATATAAATATCAAGTAGCATTATTTGCACGTCATTTTAATAAGACTGTTTCAGAAATTAAAGAAGATTTAGAAGGTAAGAAATACGAACAATACATTGTTAAAGGACAAAAAGTATCTGCTCAATTAGGTAAAAAGCAGGGTAATTCTCAACTTGTTCCAAGAATAGGATTTGATGATGAAGGTTCTTACAACTGAACAAAATCAAAAGAAAAAAGTGAAAAATATAAACCAACTGATTTTAAACCAACTGAAAATACAATGAATGGCGGAAAAGCTATGATGACTGCCGCTACTACATCTGCCACAGCAGCACCTGTTGCGCCAGCTCCAGCAGCAAAACCAGCAGTTAATGGCATGAAAGATAAAAATGGTGCTATAGTTAGAACTTTAACAATGACTAATCCAGCTGGTTATGATGTTGTTTTAGCTAGAAAAGGTTTATTAGACAAACAAGTTGAATTACTTTCAAAAGCACTACATTCATTAACATTAGAAGAAAATACTTATGGAATTTATACTGGATATAACAAATTTATGCCATTAAGTATGGACTTATTTGAAAAATTAGTAAAATTACAAGTACAAGCTGAATCAAAACAAGATTTAGTAACAAATATTGATAAAATCGAAAAACAAAAATAG
- a CDS encoding HAD family hydrolase, translating into MYKIIAIDIDGTVYSRKNGIHELTKLAIKKAKDKGIKIVIATGRTITTTRFIAKQLDLLNTSIPFISQNGGQVFSYEKNGSVKIRYTKNFAAQQVDQIFSIIKQHKAHAFCYTLNENIAYKNKGISIFFWWMKKRAQRVVKTYKPNKKLEAQITKYICFGKKENMRQMRKKVEDLGFSAFSFSYVTNAKENIEINPIGVNKGYGLEYVAKELNIKPEEILFFGDGENDLEAIKFAGTGVAMKNSKLEIVKNAADDVTSLTADQGGVGEYIFKYVLKEEIPKEFSIKK; encoded by the coding sequence ATGTATAAAATAATTGCTATTGATATTGATGGAACAGTGTATTCTAGAAAAAACGGAATTCATGAACTAACTAAACTTGCTATAAAAAAAGCTAAAGATAAAGGAATAAAAATAGTTATAGCAACAGGAAGAACTATAACAACTACTAGATTTATTGCAAAACAATTAGATTTATTAAATACTTCTATTCCTTTTATTAGTCAAAATGGTGGACAAGTGTTTAGTTATGAGAAAAATGGTAGTGTAAAGATTAGATATACAAAAAACTTTGCAGCTCAACAAGTGGATCAAATCTTTAGTATTATAAAACAACATAAAGCTCATGCTTTTTGTTATACACTTAATGAAAATATTGCTTATAAAAATAAAGGAATATCTATATTTTTTTGATGAATGAAAAAAAGAGCTCAAAGAGTAGTAAAAACTTATAAACCTAATAAAAAATTAGAAGCTCAAATTACTAAATATATTTGTTTTGGTAAAAAAGAAAATATGAGACAAATGAGAAAAAAAGTTGAAGATCTAGGTTTTAGTGCTTTTTCTTTTAGTTATGTAACAAATGCAAAAGAAAATATTGAAATTAATCCAATTGGTGTTAATAAAGGTTATGGTTTAGAATATGTTGCAAAAGAATTAAATATAAAACCAGAAGAAATTTTATTTTTTGGAGATGGAGAAAACGACTTAGAAGCTATTAAATTTGCAGGAACTGGAGTTGCTATGAAAAATTCAAAACTAGAGATTGTTAAAAATGCAGCTGATGATGTTACTAGTTTAACTGCAGATCAAGGTGGAGTTGGAGAATATATTTTTAAATATGTTTTAAAAGAAGAGATTCCAAAAGAATTTAGTATTAAAAAGTAG
- a CDS encoding MalY/PatB family protein has product MNKFKSEFDKPFNRSKTHERRWCKDNIKQFYLLDDYDNFLNCSIADTNFKTPKVIVNTIKKIAKQQSYSYTCSIENSLDAIQTWYKQLHNIDLTTNQIILGHGTISALIQAVQALTNVNDNILIQSPVYKPFYNVVQTNNRNVIDNPLVYKDHNYEIDFIDFENKMKKHNVKMFILCSPHNPSGVVWKAQDLLKIIEICNRYNVVIISDEVHGDIVLKDKFYSLLEFETKNNNFIVVSSPNKMFNLAGLKGSYLISKNTDILDKIKQQYLINGFGLFNSFYQQVLISAYTNKEVLDWVKEFKEYIYNNYLYLKENLLDKYKQLDYIDLKATYLVWIKFNHITVDQFKENLKHQNLIINLASDFYTNETDWFRINIACPRSELIQLVEKLKICLKLN; this is encoded by the coding sequence ATGAATAAGTTTAAATCTGAGTTTGATAAACCTTTTAATAGATCAAAAACTCATGAAAGAAGATGGTGTAAAGATAATATTAAACAATTTTATTTATTAGATGATTATGATAATTTTTTAAACTGTTCAATAGCTGACACTAATTTTAAAACTCCAAAAGTTATAGTAAATACAATTAAAAAAATCGCTAAACAACAATCTTATAGTTACACTTGTAGTATTGAAAATAGTCTAGATGCTATTCAAACTTGATATAAACAATTACATAATATTGATTTAACTACTAATCAAATAATTCTAGGTCATGGAACTATTAGTGCTTTAATACAAGCTGTTCAAGCGCTTACTAATGTAAATGATAATATCTTAATTCAATCTCCCGTTTATAAACCTTTTTATAATGTAGTACAAACAAATAATAGAAATGTAATAGATAATCCATTAGTTTATAAAGATCATAATTATGAAATTGATTTTATTGATTTTGAAAATAAAATGAAAAAACATAATGTAAAAATGTTTATTTTATGTAGTCCACATAACCCTTCTGGAGTAGTTTGAAAAGCTCAAGATCTTTTAAAAATCATTGAGATTTGTAATAGGTATAATGTAGTTATTATTAGTGATGAAGTTCATGGAGACATTGTTTTAAAAGATAAGTTTTATTCTTTATTAGAATTTGAAACTAAAAATAATAATTTTATAGTAGTTAGTTCTCCAAATAAAATGTTTAATTTAGCTGGATTAAAAGGTTCTTATTTAATTAGTAAAAATACAGATATACTAGATAAAATTAAACAACAATATTTAATTAATGGATTTGGACTATTTAATTCTTTTTATCAACAAGTTTTAATTAGTGCTTATACAAATAAAGAAGTTTTAGATTGAGTAAAAGAGTTTAAAGAATATATTTATAATAACTATTTATATTTAAAAGAAAATCTTTTAGATAAATATAAACAACTAGATTATATAGATCTAAAAGCAACTTATTTAGTTTGAATTAAGTTTAATCATATAACTGTTGATCAGTTTAAAGAAAATTTAAAACATCAAAATCTAATTATTAATTTAGCTTCTGATTTTTATACAAATGAAACTGACTGATTTAGAATAAATATTGCTTGTCCTAGATCTGAATTAATACAATTAGTTGAAAAACTAAAAATCTGTTTAAAATTAAATTAG
- a CDS encoding RidA family protein produces the protein MKIINTENAPKAIGPYSQAIKICNGTLYLSGQLGLDPKTMLLENNIELQTKRSLNNIYEILKQAGYDKTDVVKTLVLLKDINDFSLVNSIYEEFFEEHKPARSAFQAAALPKDALIEIEVIAYKKETNCCLDK, from the coding sequence ATGAAAATAATTAATACTGAAAATGCTCCAAAAGCAATCGGACCATACAGTCAAGCTATTAAAATTTGTAATGGTACTTTATATTTATCTGGGCAATTAGGATTAGATCCTAAAACTATGCTTTTAGAAAATAATATTGAATTACAAACAAAAAGAAGTTTAAATAATATTTATGAAATTTTAAAACAAGCAGGATATGACAAAACTGATGTAGTTAAAACTTTAGTTTTATTAAAAGATATTAATGATTTTTCATTAGTAAATAGTATTTATGAAGAATTCTTTGAAGAGCACAAACCTGCTAGAAGTGCTTTTCAAGCAGCAGCTCTTCCAAAAGATGCTTTAATTGAAATAGAAGTAATTGCTTATAAAAAAGAAACAAATTGTTGTTTAGATAAATAA